Below is a genomic region from Desulfobacterales bacterium.
ACCTCCATGCCGTCGGCATCAAGAAAACGGATCTGGTCATAACCGGTCTTGAATCTGCTGAAGACCAGAAACTCCCTGATCAACTGCTCCCGGGCGTCATTGTCATTCCTGTTGGCGAAAAAGACCTCAAACTCGTGATGTTTGGCCAATATCATCAGATCGGAAACAATGGCCTCGAACCGGGCGGCGATATTCTTTTCCTGCTCGTTGAGATAGACCGCTTCCCGGCCCATGATGATGGTCTCTTCCACCCGGTGGCGCTTCATATAGAAAAAAACCGAAACCACGCCCAGGAGCAGGAGCAGGGGCAGAAACAGCTTGAAAAACCGTCTTGCCACCGTGTCCATGCCGTTTCCAGTCGGATAATTAGCATGCATTGGCCCTGCTCCCTTTAGTTAACATTCAATAATCCCCCTCCTGTCGGGAAAGGGGTCTTCTTCTACCAACGGCCGCTCCATTGAGAAGGGCCGGCTGTTCATAAACAGGCTATCAAGCAGGAACTCGCTTCGCCGCAACGGCGATTCGGAATCCATAAGCATATCCTGCCGAAGTTGTTTCAAATTCCGCTTTTGCCGTCACAGCCGCGGCTCAGGGTCCGCTACACCGTTCGCTATAAGAAAACCCCTTTCCCGGTCCAACCTCAAACGTACGGGGTTTACCGAAACCCTGCTCCATTTATCGTTTAAAAAGGAATCGAAAGAATCAGATCGGCGGGGCAATGGTGACAATGACCCGCATGTCGGTGATGGCCCGGACCCCGTGCGGCTCACTGATGTCCGAGATAAGGATATCACCGGTCTTGGCCGGAATTTCAGCGTTATCCGCGCCCAGGAAGGCCCCCTCCCCCTCGATCACCAGAATGCTCAACTGACCGTCAAGCTGATGGGAGTGGACCGGAAAGGTCAATCCGGCGCTCAGGTTGAAATTGATGATCCGGAAATAGGCCGAATCGTGTACCAGAAACTTGTTCATCTTTTTGGGATCAAACTCACGGGCCGTATCCAGGTCTATTTTCCTCATGAACCGCTCCTCCTTTTTGAGCTGTCTTGGGTATCTCCATGCCGTAACAACGGAATTTATTTCTTATATTATAGCAAACAATCCCTGGTTTTGCCCGGGGGAAAGCGATTATCCTTCACCCCGCCACGGCATAACCCTTGTATCTTCCGTACTTAATAGCCGATAGAACTTGACAACCGCGGTCCGGCCAAGGTATTCAATGCTGACCTGCGCCGGAGGGCCTGTCAAGCTCATGCAGCCTTGCGGGCGCGGCCGGACAGCGGCAAAATCACCACAGGAGCGGAGAATGGTTCACGGCAGAGATGCCAATAACAGCGGCCACGACCAGTCCGGCGGCCGGGGCACTGTTTTCGGGGGACTGGGCAGAAGGCTCTTTGTCCTGTTTCTTGTCATCTCGCTGGTTCCCCTGGCCGTGGTCAGCTGGCTGAGTTATCACAACGCCCGGCAGAGCCTGAAGAACAGGGCAATCCAGTCGATGTCCGTTGCGGTACAGCTCAAGAAACGATATTTCCAGGCCTTTTTCACGGAACGGTTGAACGACCTGCGCACCCAGGCCGGCCTGACCGGGAATGTGGAATTGCTGGAAAGACTGGCGCAGGGGAAAGGGGCCGGGCCCAGGGACAATCCGGTTCCGACAACTCCCGGACAGGTATCTGTCACCGGCGCGGCAGCGGATCTCGACGATTTCAGACGGACGCAGGGCTATGACGCCATCCTCCTTATCGACCCGTCGGGAGTTGTCCTGCACAGGACCGGCTCCGGCCCGCAACCTGGATTCAATATATTCTCCGGTCCCCATTCCGACAGCTCCTTTTCCCGCGCCTGCCGCAAGGCCCTGGCCCGGCCCGGCCGGCCCTTCTGTTCGGACATGGGATATTTCACCGTGGACGCCCGCGAACCGGAACTCTTCCTGGTCCAGGCAATAAAAAACAACTCCAAGGTGCTGATCGGGCTGATGGCCCTGCAGATGCCCATCGGGCCGATCAACGATATCCTGCGGGAACATACCGGCCAGAGTCTGACCGGAGAGACCCTGCTGGTCGGCGCTGACCGGCTGATACGCTCCGACTCCCGCTTCGACCGGAAACCAACGGCCCTGAAAAAAAGGGTGAACATGGACTGGTTCCAGGAAGAACTGACCCGGCCGGCGAACGCTTCCGGCCCGCTTTTCCCCCACAGAGACCCCTGGCAGGCCAGGCTTTATACCAACTTTCGCGGCCAGCGGGTGCTGGGCGTACACAGTCATCTGGAGACTCTCCGGCCGTTGGGCCTGCACTGGACGATTATCGCCGAGATCGCCGAGGCCGAGGCCCTTGAGGCGGCAACCACCCTGCAGTATATCATCATCGGCCTGGTATCGATCACCGCCCTGCTGGTCCTCCTCCTGGCCTGGACCGCCACCCGCCGGATCGTGGCCCCGGTCCTGGCCATCTCCGCCTGGGCCAGGCGGGTGGCAACCGGTGATCTCGCCCCGGCCGAAATCCCCTGGGCCACCCACGAGATCACTGAGTTGAAGAACAGCTTCGGCCACGTGGTGGCCTCGCTCAACGTGGTGACCCAGGTCTGCAAGCAGATCGCGGTGGGTGATTTTGATACCTCGGTTGCCATCCGCGGCGACCAGGACCAGTTGGGCCGGGCAGTGAACCAGATGGCCGAGAACCTGCGGGCCGTGGTCCGCCAGACCGACGGCGTGGCCCAGGGCGACTATACCATTGAGATCAGCCCCCGCTCGGAAAAGGACAAACTGGGCCGGGCCCTGTTTCACATGACCAGCACCCTGGGCCGGCTCAATGCGGAAAAGGAACGACAACTATGGCTCCAGAGCAGTCTGACCGCGCTGGGCGACCGGCTCCACGGCGAACATGACCTCAGAACCCTGTCCCACAACATCCTGAGCTGCATCGCCGAGCTGCTCAAGATCCAGGTCGCCACCATGTTTCTGATCAAGGACGAACAACTGAACATGGTCGGCATGTATGCCTTTGAAAAAAACATCGATGCGGTTCGATCCTTCAGGATCGGCCGCGGACTGGTGGGCCGGGCCGGGCTGGACGAAAAAATAGTGGTCCGCAACAGCCTGCCGCCGGACTATTTCGGCATCAACCTTGACCGGGCCGATGTTACGCCCGACCACCTCGTTGTTGTGCCGTTCTTCTTTGAAAACAAAATCAAGGGAGTAATGGAATTCGGTTGCCATGGCCGACCCAGCGGCCGGCAACTCGAGTTTCTCGAACAGGCCGCGAAAAACATCGGCATTGCGGTCAATACCACCGAGTCCCGCATCAGGACCGCCATCCTGCTCGAACAGACCACCCAACAGGCCGAGGAACTTCAGGTGCAGCAGGAGGAACTGCGCCAGGCCAACGAGGAACTGGAGGAACAGACCCGGGCGCTCAAGATCTCAGAGGAAAGGCTCCAGGAACGGCAGGAGGAGCTGCACATAGCCAATGACATGCTGGCGGACCGGGCCCGGGCCCTGGAAACCGCCCGCCGGGAGATCGAGGAAAAGGCCCGTGACCTCGAGGTCACCAGCCGGTACAAATCCGACTTCCTGGCCAACATGTCCCATGAGTTGCGCACCCCTTTGAACAGCATCCTGATTCTCTCCCAGCTCCTGGCCCGGAACAAGGGAGGGACCCTCACCGCCAAACAACTGGAATATACGCAGACCATCCACACCTCCGGCTCCGACCTGCTCCAGCTGATCAACGAGGTACTCGACCTGGCCAAGGTCGAGTCCGGCCGGCTGGAGGCCCATCTTGAAGAGGTCGAACTGGAGCAACTCATCGAAAAGTTGACCCGCGGCTTCAAACAGCTTGCCGCGGAAAAGGGTGTTCGCCTGGCAGTTATCCTGGAAAAGGGGCTGCCCGCCACGATCCGCACCGATCACCAGCGGCTGCTCCAGATCTTGAGAAACCTGCTGGCCAATGCCTTCAAGTTCACCGAGCACGGCACAGTGACCCTGCGGCTGTTCAAACCCGACCCGGCCACCCGTTTTACGCGCAGCCGGCTGGACCCGGCCGGGGCCGTTGCCTTTGCGGTCACCGACACCGGGATCGGCATCCCCGGGAGCAAGCATGACCTGATCTTCAAGGCCTTTTATCAGGCGGACGGCACCACCAGCCGTAAATTCGGCGGCACCGGTCTTGGACTGTCCATCTCCCGGCGGCTGGCCAAACTCCTTGGCGGCGAGATTCAACTGCAAAGCGCCCGGGGCAAGGGCAGCACCTTTACCTTGTTCGTCCCCAGGGAGCCGCGGCACCCAGTTACCACGGAAGCCGCGGAGGTGCCGCCGCCATTGCCGAGCCCGGCACGATCCCGGCCCCGGGGGCCTGACAAGACGCCAGCGGCCGCACAGCAACCGGAAACGGCCCGGGAAACGATCAAGGACGACCGGAGAAACCTTGCCGATACCGATGGCTCCCTGCTGGTTATCGAGCATGACCCGATCCTTTTGAAACAACTTCTCGACCTGTGCCGGGAAATGGGTTTCAAGTGTCTGCTCGCCGAGGATGGAGAGGCAGGGCTTCACCTTGCCGACTATCACCGGCCCAGCGGGATCATTCTCGCTGCCGGGCTGCCGGGCATCAACGGCCGTGAGGTCCTGGCCCGGCTCAAGGACAATCCCCGGACCCGCCCCATCCCGGTCCACCTGATCTCCGCGGCCGACGCCCCGCCGGAAGGACTCCTGGCCGAAGCCACCCTCTTTCTCCACCGGGTGAAGGGCAACCGGCCCCGGGGCCGGCAACGGCTGCGCCGGCTGGCCCATGACCGGGAACCATTGTTCCAGGGCCGGCGGATTATGGTGGTGGACGACGACATGCGCAATGTGTTTGCCCTGTCCAGCGTACTCGAAGACAAGGGCTTTGAGATCATCGCGGCCCGCAACGGCCGTGAATCTCTTGAAAAAATCAGCAGACAACCGGATATCGACCTGGTGCTGATGGACATCATGATGCCGGAGATGGACGGCTACCAGGCCATTGCCGCCCTCAGGAAACAGGCCCGGTTTCAATCGCTGCCGATCATTGCCCTGACCGCCAAGGCGATGCAGGGCGACCGGCATAAATGTATCGCCGCCGGGGCCAGCGATTATCTGGCCAAGCCCTTTGAC
It encodes:
- a CDS encoding cupin domain-containing protein; translated protein: MRKIDLDTAREFDPKKMNKFLVHDSAYFRIINFNLSAGLTFPVHSHQLDGQLSILVIEGEGAFLGADNAEIPAKTGDILISDISEPHGVRAITDMRVIVTIAPPI
- a CDS encoding response regulator translates to MVHGRDANNSGHDQSGGRGTVFGGLGRRLFVLFLVISLVPLAVVSWLSYHNARQSLKNRAIQSMSVAVQLKKRYFQAFFTERLNDLRTQAGLTGNVELLERLAQGKGAGPRDNPVPTTPGQVSVTGAAADLDDFRRTQGYDAILLIDPSGVVLHRTGSGPQPGFNIFSGPHSDSSFSRACRKALARPGRPFCSDMGYFTVDAREPELFLVQAIKNNSKVLIGLMALQMPIGPINDILREHTGQSLTGETLLVGADRLIRSDSRFDRKPTALKKRVNMDWFQEELTRPANASGPLFPHRDPWQARLYTNFRGQRVLGVHSHLETLRPLGLHWTIIAEIAEAEALEAATTLQYIIIGLVSITALLVLLLAWTATRRIVAPVLAISAWARRVATGDLAPAEIPWATHEITELKNSFGHVVASLNVVTQVCKQIAVGDFDTSVAIRGDQDQLGRAVNQMAENLRAVVRQTDGVAQGDYTIEISPRSEKDKLGRALFHMTSTLGRLNAEKERQLWLQSSLTALGDRLHGEHDLRTLSHNILSCIAELLKIQVATMFLIKDEQLNMVGMYAFEKNIDAVRSFRIGRGLVGRAGLDEKIVVRNSLPPDYFGINLDRADVTPDHLVVVPFFFENKIKGVMEFGCHGRPSGRQLEFLEQAAKNIGIAVNTTESRIRTAILLEQTTQQAEELQVQQEELRQANEELEEQTRALKISEERLQERQEELHIANDMLADRARALETARREIEEKARDLEVTSRYKSDFLANMSHELRTPLNSILILSQLLARNKGGTLTAKQLEYTQTIHTSGSDLLQLINEVLDLAKVESGRLEAHLEEVELEQLIEKLTRGFKQLAAEKGVRLAVILEKGLPATIRTDHQRLLQILRNLLANAFKFTEHGTVTLRLFKPDPATRFTRSRLDPAGAVAFAVTDTGIGIPGSKHDLIFKAFYQADGTTSRKFGGTGLGLSISRRLAKLLGGEIQLQSARGKGSTFTLFVPREPRHPVTTEAAEVPPPLPSPARSRPRGPDKTPAAAQQPETARETIKDDRRNLADTDGSLLVIEHDPILLKQLLDLCREMGFKCLLAEDGEAGLHLADYHRPSGIILAAGLPGINGREVLARLKDNPRTRPIPVHLISAADAPPEGLLAEATLFLHRVKGNRPRGRQRLRRLAHDREPLFQGRRIMVVDDDMRNVFALSSVLEDKGFEIIAARNGRESLEKISRQPDIDLVLMDIMMPEMDGYQAIAALRKQARFQSLPIIALTAKAMQGDRHKCIAAGASDYLAKPFDTEKLLSLLRVWLYR